The following are encoded in a window of Kitasatospora fiedleri genomic DNA:
- a CDS encoding TatD family hydrolase — translation MAGKKEQDRTPPPLPEPLAVPVADSHTHLDMQSGTPAEGLARAASVGVTTVVQVGCDVPGSRWAADLAAEYEQVHAAVALHPNEAPRIFLGDPDGWSGQRRTPGGHKALEEALAEIDRLAALPQVLAVGETGLDYFRTGPEGVDLQKESFRRHIEIAKRHGKALVIHDRDAHEDVIALLLEEGAPERTVFHCYSGDAAMARTCAEHGWYLSFAGPVTYKANHPLREALAATPLDRVLIETDAPFLTPHPYRGRPNAPYLIPVTLRAMAAHLALAEDVLATAIAANTARAFGY, via the coding sequence ATGGCCGGCAAGAAGGAACAGGACCGCACCCCGCCGCCGCTCCCCGAGCCGCTCGCGGTCCCCGTCGCCGACTCGCACACCCACCTCGACATGCAGTCCGGCACCCCGGCCGAGGGCCTGGCCCGGGCCGCCTCCGTCGGCGTCACCACCGTCGTCCAGGTCGGCTGCGACGTGCCCGGCTCGCGCTGGGCCGCCGACCTGGCCGCCGAGTACGAGCAGGTGCACGCCGCCGTCGCGCTGCACCCCAACGAGGCCCCGCGGATCTTCCTCGGCGACCCCGACGGCTGGTCCGGGCAGCGTCGCACGCCCGGCGGCCACAAGGCCCTGGAGGAGGCCCTCGCCGAGATCGACCGCCTCGCCGCCCTCCCGCAGGTCCTCGCCGTCGGCGAGACCGGACTCGACTACTTCCGCACCGGCCCCGAGGGCGTCGACCTGCAGAAGGAGTCCTTCCGCCGCCACATCGAGATCGCCAAGCGCCACGGCAAGGCGCTCGTCATCCACGACCGCGACGCCCACGAGGACGTCATCGCCCTCCTCCTCGAAGAGGGCGCCCCCGAACGCACCGTCTTCCACTGCTACTCCGGCGACGCCGCGATGGCCCGCACCTGCGCCGAGCACGGCTGGTACCTCTCCTTCGCCGGCCCCGTCACCTACAAGGCCAACCACCCCCTGCGCGAAGCCCTCGCCGCCACCCCCCTCGACCGCGTCCTGATCGAGACCGACGCCCCCTTCCTCACCCCCCACCCCTACCGCGGCCGCCCCAACGCCCCCTACCTCATCCCGGTCACCCTGCGCGCGATGGCGGCCCACCTGGCGCTGGCGGAGGACGTGTTGGCGACGGCGATCGCCGCCAACACGGCGCGGGCCTTCGGCTACTGA
- a CDS encoding Uma2 family endonuclease translates to MNAPARGWTGEEIGDTEFPFNWELVDGVITPVPLNDWWHDRVRDSLATAVRPRAVRPLSVIGPVTLALDPGNWVRPDMTVYDASGLDVRTADTLPLRSVLLAVEVVVPATRSTDRFRKPAQYAGSGVPSYWRVERGEDDVPVVHEFRLDREQGVYLPVAVHEGSLRTELPFPVEIDLKQLVEL, encoded by the coding sequence ATGAACGCGCCCGCGCGCGGGTGGACCGGCGAAGAGATCGGTGACACCGAGTTCCCGTTCAACTGGGAGCTGGTGGACGGGGTGATCACCCCGGTGCCGCTGAACGACTGGTGGCACGACCGGGTGCGGGACTCCCTGGCCACGGCCGTTCGCCCCCGCGCGGTGCGGCCGCTGTCGGTGATCGGCCCCGTCACGCTGGCGCTCGACCCGGGCAACTGGGTCCGGCCCGACATGACGGTGTACGACGCGTCCGGCCTCGATGTCCGCACCGCGGACACCCTGCCGCTGCGGTCGGTGCTGCTCGCCGTCGAGGTGGTGGTTCCGGCCACCCGCTCCACCGACCGCTTCCGCAAACCGGCGCAGTACGCCGGGTCCGGCGTCCCGTCCTACTGGCGCGTCGAGCGCGGTGAGGACGACGTCCCCGTCGTGCACGAGTTCCGGCTCGACCGGGAGCAGGGGGTCTACCTCCCGGTCGCCGTGCACGAAGGGTCGCTCCGCACCGAGCTGCCGTTCCCCGTCGAGATCGATCTCAAGCAGTTGGTCGAGCTCTGA
- the rsmA gene encoding 16S rRNA (adenine(1518)-N(6)/adenine(1519)-N(6))-dimethyltransferase RsmA, with protein sequence MSTTEPTSDGHLLGAADIRALAEAFGVKPTKQRGQNFVIDGNTVRRIVRAAGVTDEDAVVEVGPGLGSLTLALLEVARHVTAVEIDPLLARHLPDTVRGRMPAKADAFDLVLSDAMEVTELPGPAPTALVANLPYNVAVPVLLHMLETFPSIERTLVMVQSEVADRLAAKPGNKVYGVPSVKANWYADVKRAGAIGRNVFWPAPNVDSGLVSLVRRDPPVTTATRREVFAVVDAAFAQRRKTLRAALAGWAGSPAAAEEALRGAGIDHTLRGEMLTVEQFAAIAEHKPKTQPQEQ encoded by the coding sequence GTGAGCACCACCGAACCCACCTCCGACGGCCACCTGCTGGGCGCCGCCGACATCCGTGCGCTGGCCGAGGCGTTCGGCGTGAAGCCGACCAAGCAGCGCGGGCAGAACTTCGTCATCGACGGGAACACCGTGCGGCGGATCGTCCGGGCGGCGGGGGTGACGGACGAGGACGCGGTGGTCGAGGTCGGGCCGGGGCTCGGGTCGCTGACGCTGGCGCTGCTGGAGGTGGCGCGGCACGTCACGGCGGTGGAGATCGACCCGCTGCTGGCGCGGCACCTGCCGGACACCGTGCGGGGCCGGATGCCCGCGAAGGCGGACGCCTTCGACCTGGTGCTCAGCGACGCGATGGAGGTCACCGAGCTGCCCGGCCCGGCACCGACCGCGCTGGTGGCGAACCTGCCGTACAACGTCGCCGTGCCGGTGCTGCTGCACATGCTGGAGACCTTCCCCAGCATCGAGCGCACCCTGGTGATGGTGCAGAGCGAGGTCGCCGACCGGCTCGCCGCCAAGCCCGGCAACAAGGTCTACGGCGTGCCCTCGGTGAAGGCCAACTGGTACGCGGACGTCAAGCGCGCCGGGGCGATCGGCCGGAACGTGTTCTGGCCCGCGCCCAACGTCGACTCCGGCCTGGTCTCGCTGGTCCGGCGCGACCCGCCGGTCACCACCGCCACCCGCCGCGAGGTGTTCGCCGTGGTCGACGCCGCCTTCGCCCAGCGCCGCAAGACCCTGCGGGCCGCGCTCGCGGGCTGGGCGGGCTCGCCTGCCGCCGCCGAGGAGGCGCTGCGCGGCGCCGGGATCGACCACACGCTGCGCGGCGAGATGCTCACGGTGGAGCAGTTCGCCGCGATCGCCGAGCACAAGCCGAAGACCCAGCCCCAGGAGCAGTGA
- a CDS encoding 4-(cytidine 5'-diphospho)-2-C-methyl-D-erythritol kinase — protein sequence MVTVRVPAKVNVQLGVGGVRPDGYHDLANVFFAVALGDQVTATPGAGVTLSCDGPDADAVPLDEGNLAARAARLLAAHHGLADPGVHLHIDKAIPVAGGMAGGSADGAAALLACDALWGLDTPFDTLLELAAELGSDVPFALLGGVALGRGRGELLEPLPVSGTFHWVFAVADGGLSTPAVFRECDRLREESGRGSSLADVPTPDADPTLLAALAEGDPVALAAALGNDLQAAAVSLRPALADTLHAGTEAGALAALVSGSGPTCAFLAKDADSAAHLAAALRTSGTCRTAHATHGPVPGAQVVSAPRP from the coding sequence ATGGTCACGGTCCGCGTCCCCGCGAAGGTCAACGTCCAGCTCGGCGTCGGCGGGGTCCGCCCCGACGGCTACCACGACCTGGCGAACGTCTTCTTCGCCGTCGCCCTCGGCGACCAGGTCACCGCCACCCCCGGCGCGGGCGTCACGCTCAGCTGCGACGGCCCCGACGCGGACGCCGTCCCGCTCGACGAGGGCAACCTGGCCGCCCGCGCCGCCCGGCTGCTCGCCGCCCACCACGGCCTCGCCGACCCCGGCGTCCACCTGCACATCGACAAGGCCATCCCGGTCGCCGGCGGCATGGCCGGCGGCAGCGCGGACGGTGCCGCCGCGCTGCTCGCCTGCGACGCCCTGTGGGGCCTGGACACCCCGTTCGACACCCTGCTGGAGCTGGCCGCCGAACTCGGCTCCGACGTCCCGTTCGCGCTGCTCGGCGGCGTCGCCCTGGGCCGCGGCCGGGGCGAACTGCTGGAGCCGCTGCCGGTCTCCGGCACCTTCCACTGGGTGTTCGCGGTCGCCGACGGCGGCCTGTCCACCCCGGCCGTCTTCCGCGAGTGCGACCGCCTGCGCGAGGAGTCCGGCCGCGGCTCCTCGCTCGCCGACGTCCCCACCCCCGACGCCGACCCCACCCTGCTCGCCGCCCTCGCCGAGGGCGACCCCGTCGCGCTGGCCGCCGCCCTCGGCAACGACCTCCAGGCCGCCGCCGTCTCGCTGCGCCCCGCCCTCGCCGACACCCTGCACGCGGGCACCGAGGCCGGCGCCCTGGCCGCCCTGGTCTCCGGCTCCGGCCCGACCTGCGCCTTCCTCGCCAAGGACGCCGACTCCGCCGCCCACCTCGCCGCCGCCCTCCGCACCTCCGGCACCTGCCGCACCGCCCACGCCACCCACGGCCCGGTGCCGGGCGCGCAGGTGGTCAGCGCACCCAGGCCTTGA
- a CDS encoding Uma2 family endonuclease, translated as MTAVEDRPQMLAEEFERIALAAEREGVRMEFIHGRIGVKAVPDGDHDEIIRWVMEQCMQQRPDLWLYLERGLRVETYRRGNAKPDGALAPKGSFAGQGEWADAGLVLMVVEVTSYDRDTDRRDRNEKPRAYAETGIPVYLLVDRDSCEVLVHSEPEDGRYVSLVRRPFGKPAILPDPVGITLDTEAFKAWVR; from the coding sequence ATGACGGCAGTGGAGGACCGGCCGCAGATGCTGGCCGAGGAGTTCGAGCGCATCGCCCTGGCGGCCGAGCGCGAGGGGGTCCGGATGGAGTTCATCCACGGACGGATCGGAGTCAAGGCGGTGCCCGACGGCGACCACGACGAGATCATCCGCTGGGTGATGGAACAGTGCATGCAGCAGCGGCCCGACCTGTGGCTCTACCTCGAACGCGGACTGCGGGTGGAGACCTACCGCAGGGGCAACGCCAAGCCCGACGGGGCACTCGCCCCGAAGGGCAGCTTCGCCGGCCAGGGCGAGTGGGCCGACGCCGGCCTGGTCCTCATGGTGGTCGAGGTGACCTCGTACGACCGCGACACCGACCGCCGCGACCGGAACGAGAAGCCCCGGGCCTATGCCGAGACCGGCATCCCGGTCTACCTGCTGGTCGACCGGGACAGCTGCGAGGTGCTGGTCCACAGCGAGCCCGAGGACGGCCGGTACGTGAGCCTGGTGCGGCGGCCCTTCGGCAAGCCCGCGATCCTGCCCGATCCGGTCGGGATCACCCTGGACACCGAGGCGTTCAAGGCCTGGGTGCGCTGA
- a CDS encoding aldo/keto reductase, which translates to MRKRTIGTDPRTRREVSVLSLGAMLFGTLTDEATSFAVLDRYVEAGGTFIDTSNNYAYWQDGSQGGASEELLGRWRASRGITDEVVIATKLGARPKAPGTGFVENAEGLSAEVVRASAEASRKRLGVDRLDLLYAHIEDTEVPLAETVQAFGELVDEGTVGLLGVSNHWSWRVERARNLAERAGLPGYEVLQYGHSYLRRRADVPGFLSADGDQAAVHGDLISYLKENPELTLVAYSPLLGGGYVRADKPLGPSFDHAGTAPRLAALDAVARETGATRNQVVLAWLLGGALPVIPLVGASSVAQLDESLAALDLELTDEQRARLDSAR; encoded by the coding sequence ATGCGCAAGCGCACCATCGGAACCGACCCGCGCACCCGCCGCGAGGTCAGCGTGCTCAGCCTCGGGGCGATGCTGTTCGGCACGCTCACCGACGAGGCCACCTCCTTCGCCGTGCTGGACCGGTACGTCGAGGCGGGCGGCACCTTCATCGACACCTCCAACAACTACGCGTACTGGCAGGACGGCAGCCAGGGCGGCGCCAGCGAGGAGCTGCTCGGCCGCTGGCGGGCCAGCCGCGGCATCACCGACGAGGTGGTCATCGCCACCAAGCTCGGCGCCCGCCCCAAGGCCCCCGGCACCGGGTTCGTCGAGAACGCGGAGGGGCTGTCCGCCGAGGTGGTCCGGGCCTCCGCCGAGGCCAGCCGCAAGCGCCTCGGCGTCGACCGGCTCGACCTGCTGTACGCGCACATCGAGGACACCGAGGTGCCGCTCGCCGAGACCGTGCAGGCGTTCGGCGAGCTGGTGGACGAGGGGACGGTCGGCCTGCTCGGCGTCTCCAACCACTGGTCGTGGCGGGTCGAGCGGGCCCGCAACCTCGCCGAGCGGGCCGGGCTCCCCGGCTACGAGGTGCTCCAGTACGGCCACAGCTACCTGCGCCGCCGCGCCGACGTGCCCGGCTTCCTCTCCGCCGACGGCGACCAGGCCGCCGTGCACGGCGACCTGATCTCCTACCTCAAGGAGAACCCGGAGCTGACCCTGGTCGCCTACTCCCCGCTGCTCGGCGGCGGCTACGTCCGCGCCGACAAGCCGCTCGGTCCGTCCTTCGACCACGCCGGCACCGCGCCCCGCCTGGCCGCGCTCGACGCCGTCGCCCGGGAGACCGGCGCCACCCGCAACCAGGTGGTGCTGGCCTGGCTGCTCGGCGGCGCGCTCCCGGTGATCCCGCTGGTCGGCGCCTCCTCGGTGGCCCAGCTGGACGAGAGCCTGGCGGCGCTCGACCTGGAGCTGACGGACGAGCAGCGCGCCCGGCTGGACTCCGCCCGCTGA
- a CDS encoding FUSC family protein, with protein MSAPGRSRASGDPSAWWALALRPSRPVVARALVVRAAVGMAVPLLAGLLCDRMALGVFAALGAMHATMNDRVEPLRLRAPRIALALTASTAGMLIGAELQYRGAGGLEIGAALTAVGFAGGALSATGPRGSAAGMLLLVSASLGGGMALPHPWWAAPAMMPCGAALVLLMGVRYRTDVRSDPRTRALAEVYLALGGLLAALGTPDGAAARRLLTGRLNQMQDLLPPPRPGRRESERLHWLRRSYEAALGATEAAAGLLWAWRPVPPEVAELPARLAGRITGGPEPDYPEWRPDTPSRTAFDTALRAAADTVAGRWAPLDTAAPPPPDPWRLRARLLSRGSVRYGLRVALCVAVAETLVNGVALSRSYWVPMTVAFVLKPDLGSVFQRAVSRALGTVLGIAVTAVLLALTTDPWALSLAISLCVALLPYSTAAHYGLNTIVMTPVALLLVQLGGESGAAEFWPRVLDTALASGIVLVFGYLLWPDRPPHRIEPSVVTAAATLRRYLAAVVAGRTQPVAEVWLRRTAYRSLADARRQVDLGLAEPPPAGRLAERWLPTTAALERMSGAVAAYAAQLRYGGRQPEPEVIERVLASLDRITAAARTHRPPTGRIAGPTGPHDPSRSALARAADELDQLLDG; from the coding sequence GTGTCAGCCCCCGGCCGCAGCCGTGCTTCCGGCGACCCCTCCGCGTGGTGGGCGCTGGCCCTGCGGCCGAGCCGCCCGGTGGTGGCGCGGGCGCTGGTGGTGCGGGCCGCGGTGGGGATGGCGGTGCCGCTGCTGGCCGGGCTGCTGTGCGACCGGATGGCGCTGGGGGTGTTCGCCGCGCTGGGGGCGATGCACGCGACGATGAACGACCGGGTGGAGCCGCTGCGGCTGCGGGCGCCGCGGATCGCACTGGCGCTGACGGCGTCGACGGCCGGGATGCTGATCGGCGCCGAGTTGCAGTACCGGGGCGCGGGCGGGCTGGAGATCGGGGCGGCGCTGACCGCGGTGGGCTTCGCGGGCGGGGCGCTGTCCGCGACCGGGCCGCGCGGGTCGGCGGCCGGGATGCTGCTGCTGGTGTCGGCCTCGCTGGGCGGCGGGATGGCGCTGCCGCACCCGTGGTGGGCGGCGCCCGCGATGATGCCGTGCGGGGCCGCGCTGGTGCTGCTGATGGGGGTGCGCTACCGCACCGACGTCCGCTCCGATCCGCGCACCCGGGCGCTCGCCGAGGTCTACCTGGCGCTCGGCGGCCTGCTCGCCGCCCTCGGCACCCCGGACGGCGCGGCGGCCCGCCGCCTGCTCACCGGCCGGCTCAACCAGATGCAGGACCTGCTGCCGCCGCCCCGCCCGGGCCGGCGCGAGTCGGAGCGGCTGCACTGGCTGCGCCGCTCGTACGAGGCGGCACTGGGCGCCACCGAGGCGGCGGCCGGGCTGCTGTGGGCCTGGCGCCCGGTGCCGCCGGAGGTGGCGGAGCTGCCCGCCCGGCTGGCCGGGCGGATCACCGGCGGCCCCGAGCCCGACTACCCCGAGTGGCGGCCGGACACCCCGTCCCGGACGGCGTTCGACACCGCGCTGCGGGCCGCCGCCGACACCGTCGCGGGCCGCTGGGCGCCGCTGGACACCGCCGCCCCGCCGCCGCCCGACCCGTGGCGGCTGCGCGCCCGGCTGCTGTCCCGGGGCTCGGTGCGCTACGGGCTGCGGGTGGCGCTGTGCGTGGCGGTCGCCGAGACGCTGGTCAACGGGGTGGCGCTGAGCCGCAGCTACTGGGTGCCGATGACGGTGGCGTTCGTCCTCAAGCCGGACCTGGGCTCGGTGTTCCAGCGGGCGGTGAGCCGGGCGCTGGGCACCGTGCTGGGCATCGCGGTCACCGCGGTGCTGCTGGCGCTGACCACCGACCCCTGGGCGCTGAGCCTGGCCATCTCGCTCTGCGTGGCGCTGCTGCCGTACTCGACGGCCGCGCACTACGGGCTGAACACCATCGTGATGACGCCGGTCGCGCTGCTGCTGGTGCAGCTCGGCGGCGAGAGCGGAGCCGCCGAGTTCTGGCCGCGGGTCCTGGACACCGCGCTGGCCAGCGGCATCGTGCTGGTCTTCGGCTACCTGCTGTGGCCCGACCGGCCGCCGCACCGGATCGAGCCCAGCGTCGTCACCGCCGCCGCCACCCTGCGCCGCTACCTGGCCGCGGTGGTCGCCGGCCGCACCCAGCCGGTCGCCGAGGTGTGGCTGCGCCGCACCGCGTACCGATCACTGGCCGACGCCCGCCGACAGGTGGACCTCGGCCTGGCCGAACCCCCGCCCGCCGGCCGGCTCGCCGAACGCTGGCTGCCCACCACCGCCGCGCTGGAGCGGATGTCCGGCGCGGTGGCCGCGTACGCCGCCCAGCTGCGCTACGGCGGCCGGCAGCCGGAGCCGGAGGTGATCGAACGGGTGCTGGCCTCGCTGGACCGGATCACCGCCGCCGCCCGCACCCACCGCCCCCCGACCGGCCGGATCGCCGGCCCGACCGGCCCGCACGACCCGTCCCGCAGCGCACTGGCCCGGGCCGCCGACGAACTCGACCAGCTGCTGGACGGCTGA